The following coding sequences lie in one Bacteroides helcogenes P 36-108 genomic window:
- a CDS encoding RnfABCDGE type electron transport complex subunit G yields the protein MKKLESSLKNMLLVLTGVTAISVALLAYVNELTKEPIAQANAKTLSDAVSAVVPGFDNDPIAEKKVQDVNGVEYSVYPATKGGEYIGAAVEATAMGFGGELKVLVGFDAEGKIIDYSLLAHAETPGLGSKAADWFKKGSKGDITGMNPEKSPLTVSKDGGKIDAITASTITSRAFLNAVNTAYAAYAGQNVTDGTTSATKKNIESTDCESVTADSISAKLRKE from the coding sequence ATGAAAAAATTAGAATCATCTTTGAAAAATATGTTGCTGGTGCTTACAGGTGTTACTGCTATTTCCGTAGCATTGCTGGCTTATGTGAATGAACTGACGAAGGAGCCTATTGCACAGGCTAATGCCAAGACATTGAGCGATGCTGTAAGTGCGGTAGTGCCGGGCTTTGATAATGATCCGATTGCCGAAAAGAAAGTGCAGGATGTAAATGGTGTTGAGTATTCCGTATATCCTGCTACCAAGGGCGGTGAATATATCGGTGCTGCTGTAGAGGCTACGGCAATGGGATTTGGTGGTGAACTGAAAGTATTGGTAGGTTTCGATGCTGAAGGTAAGATTATTGATTACTCATTACTGGCACATGCCGAAACTCCAGGGCTGGGCTCCAAGGCTGCCGATTGGTTTAAGAAAGGGAGTAAAGGAGATATCACCGGCATGAATCCGGAGAAATCCCCGCTGACGGTAAGCAAGGACGGTGGCAAAATAGATGCCATTACAGCTTCCACTATTACTTCACGTGCTTTTTTGAATGCAGTGAATACGGCTTATGCTGCTTATGCCGGTCAGAATGTGACGGATGGTACTACAAGCGCTACGAAAAAGAATATTGAATCAACTGATTGTGAATCTGTTACTGCGGATTCTATCAGTGCTAAACTAAGAAAGGAGTAG